One Paramisgurnus dabryanus chromosome 9, PD_genome_1.1, whole genome shotgun sequence genomic window, cgcaagtgcgaagcgcaatgcgcaagtgactttgtgggtggatcttgggcgctgttgctattttcccggcggagaaataactcttgcgccaggcgcaaatcaataaggggttggtctgaagtaggttcattattcataggtgtggtttgggcgtaacgtcaaataaaccaatcagaacgctatccaacattccctttaaacgcaagggcgcaagttccatggcgggttgctattattatgatggatttaccaggcgcacgccaggagtggttcacagccgaggagaccgacgttcttgtaagagcagtcaaagacagagaagttgttttgtatggggataggagaaacccgcccaaatcagcgtaggttaaacaggcgtgagaggaaatagccttaattgtctcatcagctggcatccccatcgttgcgccaagcgctacaatgatgtcaggagacgggggaatcccaagcttgccagcataaatcgggcacgccgtgtaacgggaggtggatctgcctctacacagatctgcgtccaccctcaccgctgaaagggtttgggggctttgaaatcggacccaagaaacgcaagcaaggtccaaccccaaagaacacttacatatcaagttcatatacatttaaggtttcttatgaaaacattttaattattatttacataaaataaacataatacagccacacaacaaacttatgaaaatattttaatcgttatttgcatgagaattttttaacgcagccacacaataaataaaaactatcaccacaatgctcaccactatgattccccttatctcatgtgttaatattttttattgtaacaatttatgatttgcaaaaaaaaactgttgcatctgtgtagattagataagcaaattgTGTGAGCGTtttgcacgctatacattatggtcaagcatgcgcccttaaaatagcataatgaaccacccgcaacgcgccactgactttagactagtttttttttttggtgagtggcgcaattgttttttgaaaccgCAAAATAggatcagggatggtttgcgccggaacacgcctccttttttgcgctgaaccgcccagggagcgcaagttcattccctagtttgccgacgtgcgtctgtggagggaaaaacccactgtgcgccggtgcaaaatacgattgatacatgcgtcactgacaaagtcaactgcgctgggtgcaagatagggcccttgatgttttatcaacttaaattttctcaGTATACGTGAAATAatcaaagttaaaaaaattaaaatattaggTGTTACTAACTGAAGTAAGTTTTTAAGTAGAGCTGCTTTTGCGTTTTACAGTTTgaataaaataccataaaatgtaaataaaatctacaataaaaaatgtgaagTATCTACAAGATTGCAGTGACACTATTACATGTAAAGTGATATTAATAGAGTATACAACCCCGACCCAAAACATAATGTTAGCAATGTTAGCATTGAGCAAGCCAAAGGTGAATGTGACAAAGATGGCATAAATTACAATTGTGTTTAAGTGGAGAAATCCAACTTAACTTGATCATCTTGTTCGGGCttgatcatcaaagtatttttttatgtaagtgtTTGCAAACGTTagtctttttttataaacagcttgtgagtgaaatcaaaatgatgtgattcatcatcttcattttttttaaatagcattACGTTTGTCTATTTTATTAACATGTTGAAACTTAATCAAAATGGTTCAAAATCgtgtaaaataaatgcatgtacttatttgtaatattgttaaacattttgtgaagctaatttaaatatttaaatactaatATAATTTGAATGTCTTCATGATTCATAAATTCTGACTGTATAACATTGCCGGCTTTCTATTGGCTGATTCAGAGGTTAAGGGCGGCCATTTTAGGTTGAAATCATTGTCTGTTTCTCAATTCtaagaacgcaaagaacggaTTTGTGTTCTCGTGGAGACTGGTCTTGCAagcagggctggactgggacaaaaattcggccctggcattttggcccaaaccggcccacactacactgcaaaaaatgattttcaagaaaaaaaatcttagtatttttgtcttgttttcagtaaaaatatctaaaaagtcttaaattaaaatgctttttcttgatgaaaattacccaagaaaataagtctagtttttagaccaaaaatatcaaatttaagtgattttgtgcataaaacaagcaagcaaaaaaatctgccaatggggtaagcaaaaaatcttgaacattttcttaaacactaaatgcaaAAAATTCCCCATGCTTACCCTGtgggcagatttttttatgcacaaaatcacttacatttaaaatttttggtgtaaaaactagacttcttttcttgggtcattttgctcattaagaaaaaccatcttattttaagaatttttagatatgttttaatgaaaacaagacaaaaatactaagaatttttttcttgaaaatcatttttgcagtgtataattacaaataccacccatctttacacgcctttaaatatgtagcaatagcaactccaattccataaaagcactaaacccaattaatagcagaaaagagtgagagttgacacaacaaacacttctagaacatgttatttattagtttagtttagtttagtttagtttagtttagtttagtttagtttagtttagtttagtttagtttagtttagtaatCCACACTTATGAAACCTAAAACAAGTTatatgcaattggcaaaatttgccattgaattgctgactttttacaaaatacaagtcctgcttacagtaatattgaaaactgattaTTACTTGCCTTACTTACAGGAAGTATTCACTAAATttactgaactaaacttgtgtgattacagtaatagagatttttaagattatctgtcaagtgtgttgttataaacaataaacatatatttttctgtaagcagatctcctggattgtttgattttgcttgaaGAGAAATGATACGTTTTGAAACAGACAATCAACGAAAAATCTACGAATCAGATACAATCTCGTAGTCACAGAGCAAagagtgcaattattttattgcagctttatcaccataattttgtgttttgtgttttatcaaggggtatctatctaaacttgtgttttgaaagcagttctgcttaccgcacGCACTTATATctcgtctctctccctctcctcactgacacactttgcgtgctggtgctgcgctgccagtgccaccaccgccaccatcatcatcaccagcgaCGCGAGTTGAAGGTCCtactgtgttattttaacacattttgcagcGTCTGCTGAAGAGCCTGTTTCTTTTGTCGCGCAGTTCTGCGCCTCCCTTGTGTGTTATCTCCATCTCTATTTTGACACGTGAACTGACCGATGACGCATGCTCGCCTGCACAGAGACCAAAGCGGcgattgggccagcttaatgtcaatcaaaaataaccaatgggctgctgctgAATGGGCCGGTCTATCTAGGGAAAAAAAGACGATGACTGGGCTGGGCAgtcattgggccagcttaatgtcatcaaaaaaaataaccaatgggctgctgcttaaatgtcagtGGGTCGGTCTGTCTAGAAAAAAAGACGCTAACTGGGCTGCTCAGCAGATAAAGATAGTATGAGATGTAGCGGCCCAAAAAGTacgtcggcccaccgggaaactgcccggtgtgccagatggccagtccgcccctgCTTGCAAGGtgaccttggaagaacgaactcagaaggtcgcgagaacacagaactcacttgtgagaattgagatgtgtgcgatcttcctgttggtcacgtgacctccccagatttcagcgcgcaagtctgcactcgatgcatcctcgatatcaagaactcatccgggtattttcGTCCTCTGTTCTTGTGTtattgagaattggaattgaacttcgactgttaatgatgacgtagagtgaggacacaaggacgcaagatcgctgaagaacgcatattgagaaacagccaattgTAGTGTAGTACAGCTGGTATATTATAAACTTTAAGTTAATTTATGAAAAGACACTATGAAACTTAAAACCTCAGGTGGTGTTGATAACCCAAATTTGACCCATAGGTGCAACTCTTTGATGTTGTAATCTCTCAATCACAAAGACTTTTGAACTGTTAGCCTTTAGGCTTATATCACTGGGTATCTGctgaaatgtataatgtaatgtacatattatgtggttttaagattgtaattttatattcatattcatgcacagtattatttcaaaggtcatggtgcgatgagtaaaaaaggtctcatttctaCAAGTCTAAGATAAGATGGTACAAGGTTTAGATTTTTGAATTTAGGaaagaaaatacatttcttttagAGGTGGGGTTTTTGCCAGGATACttctggctagtttgaccagtTGCCTTGATACTCCTGGTTAGTTTTTACCAGGTGTCTTTTAGTATCATTCGGTACAGGTCAAACTGGGTTTTCTCCAGGTGTCCTTTAGTATCACTTGTTATAGGGCAAACtggatttttgtagttttttttatgatGTCTTTGTTCTGGCCAGTATTTAAGGGGCATTGGCAAGGTGTTCAAGGAAGCATCTGTATTCAGACTTCCCGCACTGCTGTGTGTCGTTGCAATTGCCAGGTATGATTTGACtttgtgattttattttattttattattgtttttagaTCTTACTTTTAAATGTGAATATAGATGTTTGATTAATGAATTCGAAAACTAAATGATTGATTTAAGTGTAACCTGCCTGgcataataaattgttataattgattcattttacttcttcagaaattgtattgatttattttaattctttcagaaattattatgactAGTAGATTAGAAGGAGTCTGGTATTACCGCAAGATTATTCTGTCAGGATATGATCACACTATGGTGTTTTGATGGTCGAATGGAGCATGGGGCACATTCATTAAAACTCTTAGATTTATGTCTATCACCTGCCTTAGCAAGTTGCATGAGCGCTAAACTAAAGTAACTATTTTTATGATCGGAGCAAGCATGACTTTTTTGACACTTAAGTCATAGCTTAAGACTATTCTTAAGAGCATTTCTGAGATGTTTTATACATACGGGCCCAGGTTCTGAATGTAGACAGATTCCCCTGTTTTCTCGCTTGTGGGGAATCTTTTTGATCTGAAAATTAGATGATAAACTCTATTCCAAACAGGACATTTAAAATCAACAGTGGCTCCTGTGTTTAATGGGCAAGAATCGTCACAGGATTAAAGGGGTTTTAATGTATGAGAAGGAGAAATGATGTGGACCAATCAAAACATCCTCCTGTTTCCCGGTTGACACTGAGGTCATAGAAGATGTCAGAGCAGCCTCTTATCTGATCAAACTGGACATTTGTTTGTGTTAACCCACCAAAATCCAGTCCAAATGTAGCAGTTGGGGAGGGGTCTGGAATGTTTGTTATTCTGCTGCTTCTACACAATCTCATTCCCTCCATCAGAGAATGGAGGTTACATATGTACCAAGATGGTAGGGCTACTTTTCCATTTCAGGAACAAAAAGTTGAGGTAGTCAGCTTACTCAGATTTAACTCCCCAAGGTTTGTAGCTTAACTAGAAAAAGTGCTctgaaataaacattaaacataacaTAGAATGTCACAGTAGACAAGAATGCACTGAAGGGTAACAGGACTGTGACACATCCCAAGGCagacaaaaaattataatgtGCATACTTTGATGAGTGCTTAATAAGTGCTCATCTCGTACATGCAGTTAAAAAAGGATGATAACAAATATACAGCTTGCAATAAATAAAGTATCTGTAATGAGGAGTCACAAGACAGAGGATCCATTTGCAGTTTTATTGATGACACAGTTAGAAAACCAAAATCGTAAACGAAGGACAGGCAGGGTCAGGGCAGGCAGATAACAATCAATAATCTAAAGACAGGCAGAGAttagggatgttaaccgatgaccgtttgaccgatggttgaccgtatcaacgttaaccggtcaaagttgtcggttaaaaaagggatctgtaaattaggctattatagacagtggactaaaccctactacagttagtcatctctttctttccaagatctttttgtgtgaagtgaacaaatccctcacactcagtttttcataactggtctgtttgtattttataaaccaataaaaatacatttggcgcGAGGTCACTGCGTTTGGTTTCGCATGCTCACAAGGTTTGCGGTAAACgctacaggctattttttgataaattccttgattcgaatagtaaataaaatacagcaataaaataattaaaattaaagtctctcctggttgtgttccaaattattaacatttatgtcttttaggctaacagtaaattgcagagtaagttttgtttctgtaaatcctcagccatgatttttaccactttattaagttttgctttgtagaaagcatttctttaaagtgaatttcgttttgtataaattgtatcttaattttaataaatgtttcatcaaccaaatgcatgtatttaataaataaaaagcaaatatagcagagtataTAATTACCGGTCTGTGCATCGGCGCcttcacttgcattgcattgttaattagaacacacctcatcataaataaataaaactcagcgtaggcctatatgcctcatacaagcattaaatatctttgctgcatttgttctagaacaaacacagtgcgagacctgctttggccggtgcgtcttttacacattctgaaggtgcccgtttaatccattagttttatcgtgttgcagtctattaggcaacattccgcataagatgggtttagatttggaaatacattacatctatatttcagtggtaacagaaaaggtgatgatgatcatcctatgTCTTTATTATTACTACCCCAAACTGAAGCACAGTCTCTTCggagctgtcattttcttaaatgagccgcggcaattttcaaatgagcttcacaaacgcctttattttcaagttcaacgcgatcacctagtacctaaactatttcgaaactaagcacgGCGCCGCGTTTGCGAGACTTATGTTTcgcgctgtaggggatttaaaaagtgttgtgaggtctgtgtgtgtgagccggaggcagagcgcagagagatgagagttgcgaaattgcaggcgcggctcgaaatggctgttattttaaatagcatagcatattttaaacgaataggcctatcggttaaccggtttcaaccggctaatgaggctcggtggccggtcaagaaaatgtttcgttttcgccatccctagCAGAGATCAGAGGCAGGCAGACAACAATCAGTAATCCAAATAACAGTCCAGGTTAGACCTGTTTGAGTCGTGACTCACTCAGAtctttaacccggatctttaaattaactcatgagtcgcgagtctgtagtgtcattaacccggatcagttgagtcctactacaattcaatgtaaaaccataaacagcgccaccacacacacaaacctctttcaacattattgatgagacttcgctcgcactacagatccactcgtaaccggctgatctgcgggagaactgacccgagattctcactcagagccggaaacattgcaaactcgagagacctgtgGATCCGCGCGAGTcgcgaactgacccgagattctcactcagagccggaaacaatgcggactcgagagacatgcaaatctgctctgactcgagaatctctcaactcgtaaccggctgaccCGTAACCGGATGATCCGTAACCAGCTGATCCGCCGGCTGATCCGttaccggctgatctgcgcgaacCGTCTCTCCGGCCCTGGGGGCTACATAGGCAGGACacagtttttttctatattttctctatattattatgctcTTGTTATTAggcttattttttaaatggtcgaccatatacaccaaacctaaaacctataagcatgttatttcagaagtgaaagCCTTTTGTTgtggatttgcttttgaggagacttcagtcgctctatagatccactaaccggctccggctgatccacgcgaatcagccggttagtggatctgtagagcgagtctcatgtccatggtctgcgagtctgcaatgtttccggctctgagaatctcgagccgcgtggatcagccggttacaagtgtgtctgtactgagtttccttggcaatttagcaatactgactcaagtgactcacacaacccggatcactttagtgagtgactcacaataacccggatccttaaaaggaatcaAGTTTGCCAGGCCTAGTCCAGGTCACAACAGATAAATACTCACAGGGAAATAACCCTCAGAAATGATCACACGGGCCAAATCAAGACTTCGCACAGTTCTGTGTTCCAGGGGAGCTTAAATAGCCAGTCTGATTGGTTACAGGTGGTGGCGTGATCAGTCCCAGGTAAGTGGCATGATGGGAAATGTAGTGAACGGGGAAAATTAACTAACCCCCAATTTCCACCGGCTGCGGAAAGgctgcggatccgttgcggaacggcggcggagtcaatcggtttccattcaagtcaatgtgtgtatttccactgactgcgctccgaatccgtcacagctccggccatccgcagccctccggcacaaatacgcagagcttctatttttgacggatgccggacagctccgcagggcggagccatgactttatcgcgtgatcatacctgaattcgcaAGATCTCgtgtttttttcctttattaaatctttgcaatacaaacattacaaagtcATTAAtatagaaacaacaaataatagacaagaacagagaCAGGGGGAGTTAAATGGTAAAGTATATGGTATAATAACtacattaaagatagagcataaataaatggttttagcagctttcttattttttgaattttggatggatttgatgtactgctcttTCTATGCGAGATCTCgagttgtgatctgggctggtttgtaaaaacgtcataattcaagtCATAATTGGtggagacagaactaggtatcgcgcgatcatcacgtgaatttgcgagacctcatatgtcctcgtcacttcagcacgcagccgctctgcaaccaatacggaactggtgggtattgacggacggcggagtgcggagccgtaacgcagcggagcagatctgcagccgctccgcagtcggtggaaatccggcgtAAAACTCTGGTGAAGGTGCCCTCTGTCAACTAGGAGGACACAAAGGGCGGGTTCATTCGTAACAGTATCAAGCTTTGAAGTCCCCCAACATTTTTTAGATGCATTTCTTAGAGTTGCCTTTATGCTGATAATGTCATtggctcatgaggcagcgagacaacaagtcagctgcctaagcTTTTGGGCATCTTTATGGACCAGTTGTTCAAAAAGTTTAATCTGGATCAAAATGATCCGGATTTGGAAATCACATTTTTTCCTATTCAGGATCAGGTAATCTGTCTTACTTTTATGCCGGTTTTTCAAAGCAACATTGGACTGGATCACCCTGATCCAGATACACCGTTTTCAAGATTACCAAATCCAGATTACCTGTGCTCTAAATGTGACAACATATCACAACATGTGTTACCAGCTATGTGAAGAACAGGTAGAAGAACCAATATGGGATCACTGTaagagtttttttattttgagacaaaacacaaaaataacataaacatccatttataatttattttatgaaCCCTCATCTGAgtcacaaaaaattaaaaacaaacatacattATCAAATACATTGTGGATGCACAAAGGACGCTTCAAGTGTCTTTTCTGAGCTCCTGTGACTGCTGGCTCTACCAGTGAGGGTCCAGGTTGTATTTCAATAATACAGTAGGGCTGAGATCCAGAATGAATGTTTCCTCTGCATTAGGAGGAACTGGCACACTTTCCTTTACAATCGTAGGCTCACCATCCCCTACAACACCTTGAATCCCATGCAGAGCTTTATAGTTTTCACCTCCAATAATGTCCAGAACCACATCTGTGTAATCATCAACACTGCTCATTGCAAAACAAGATGTGCAATTGAGCTTTTAAATGGAGTTCTGAAGAGACGCTTTGCATGCCTTAACTACTTGCGAGTGGAACCACAGGGAGCATGCAACATAATACTAGCATGTAATGTCCTGCACAACATCGCTACCAGGTGCAATGTCCCTCCCTGTGATGATGTTTATGATGCACCTGAGCCGTTTGAAGAACCAGACCAACCTCTGGCATTCTGTCAGAATGAGGGACTGAGTGGACGTATAGTAAGGGATGCAATTGTTAGACATTGTTTTTGACAGGCTCATCTCTGATGAttgtttctttgaaattaatataCAGTGATGAATGACATaaaaatttaatatattatttttgtttgtgattGAAATCTGTTTGGGGGattatttcatatttcattatttttaccTTACTGAATGGCTTAATTGGTAGCCTATGTCTACTATATCTACTTTATCACTGTTACAACGGTTACACAAGTCAAgtgcaaaatataaataaaagtatacactaaatgaaacaaatgtgttatttgaccaatttaaaaagtttttctaAATCTCACTCTTGGAATCCACCTTTAAATCCTACCCCCTGTTGGGATCAGGATAATCCAGTTTTTTTGGATCAAAGTTATCCAAATCCTACTGACAAGTTTTgaacaacacaaactgaaggTTTGATCCAGATTAAAACTAGGATTGGATTCTGTGATCTAATCTGTTTCAGATTCCTTCTTTCCCTTTTGAACAACCCATTTTCAAGATTTGATCCAATCCGATAACCAAAATCCGATCAGCTTTCCTTTGAACAACTGGCCCTATATTGTAAAACATAGCCCATGAAACAGGCACAACAGCTGAACATGATTTTCAGAATTTCATTCACTGTGACTGTGTCCGAAGACCTACCTCGAAGACCCCTCCCCAGAccctattttcaaaaactcaacagACCTAAACAAATCACAGTAATGAACTATTTTGATTCTGAAATGGCAAATTTTGCCGAAAGATGACACTAATATTTTCATTTCCCTTTTCtaaaatgaaaaatgaatgACAAGATGAATACTAGATATCCATTCCACCCTGCTTGACTTTCATGCACTCCCCTATGATGTCATTATATGTATCATTGCGTATCTTTCATCCATATTTACTGTCTATAAAAGTATAGCCATTACAGAAATTAGGTCAAATGAATTGTGTACCTGCAGGTGAGTTCAATATTTGGGATGTCTTTGTTTCTATGTATACTCGTGTTTTTTCCTCACCTTAATGCAAATGCAGAAAACACTTTTTGCCGAATGATGGGAGACACTAAATACCCACTGCTGTCTAAGGATGGAGACATAAATATTGGAGCAATTTTTGCCGTCCACAGCAAGGAAACTTTACCTTCATTTGAGTTCACACAAAAACCTCAGCTTCTGTCATGCTCTAGGTTTGTTGCATTTGAGTCTATTCAAGAACAACCTCAAATAATGCCTTTAATGCAAGTGCTTTTTCACGTACCGATTTAATGTTTTAACAGTGTGACTCTAAGTGACTTTCGACTGGCTCAAATCATGATTTTTGCAATTGAGGAAATTAATAGAAATGAAAGTTTGCTCCCAAATGTTTCTATTGGTTATAAAATCTATGATACCTGTGGATCAAGACTTTCGTCTATGAGCGCAACTATGGCATTGTTAAATGGTCAGGAGTTTGCAGCAGGGGGGAAATGTTATGGACAGTCTCCTATACATGCTATTATAGGGGAAACAGAGTCTTCTGCCACAGTGATTTTGTCCAGAACCACAGGACCTTTTAAAATTCCAGTGGTAAGAAACAGTGAAAGTTTGACACAATTATCAGACTAAGGACTGTTTCActgtttccttttttttttttttttttacagataagTCACACAGCCTCTTGTGAGTGTCTCAGTAATAGGGAAGATTACCCCTCTTTCTTTAGAACTATTGCCAGTGATTATCACCAAGGCAGAGCACTTGCATTCTTGGTCAAGCACTTAGACTGGACTTGGGTTGGAGCTGTGAACAGTGACAATGACTATGGAAACTATGGAATGGCCATTTTCCTGAATTCAGCCAAAAAAGATGGGATTTGTGTAGAGTATTCTGTGAAATTTTATAGAACAGAGCCTGAAAAACTCCAAAAAGTGGTAAATACAATAAATCAAGGAACAGCAAAAGTAATAGTTGcatttgtttcttttattgAGATGGAATTATTAATTGAACAACTAAGTATTAAGAACATTACAGGCCTCCAAATAATTGGAGTGGAGGGATGGATGGCTTcaaaatatgttaatttaaacAGCCTTTATGTGATGAGAGGTTCACTTGGGTTTGCACTGAGAAAAATTTACATTGAAGGTTTTTCAGATTATGTTATTAAATCATTCTGGGACACAGCTTTTCCATGCTCAGAGCTAAATGTGAATTCTTCTCAAGTTGAATTAAATTGCAGCAGATATCAGGATCTACATGTGTTAAGAAACTACAATGAAGATGTGCCTGAACACAGATATTCAAGCCATGTCTACAAAGCAGTATATGCTGTGGCTTATGCACTGCACAGTATAATTAAGTGCAAAGGACAAAAAGTCTGTGAAAAAACGCTGACAATACAACCAAAACAGGTAAGCCATAAAAGAATGAAAGGAAAAAGATCAGCATTTGATTGTATGTTATATTGGTTAAATGATAAGGTTTTAAATCTCTCTCTATTCATTAGGTGGTTGAGGCTCTGAAAAAGGTAAATTTTACTGTAAAGTTTGGAGATCGTGTGTGGTTTGACAGCACTGGTGCTGCAGTAGCCCAGTATGAAGTTGTGAACTGGCAGCAGGACTCAAATGGATCATTTCAGTATAAATCAGTGGGTTACTATGATGCCTCACTGCCCCCTGACCAGCGCTTTGTACTTAACACTGAAAACATAATCTGGGCTGGGGGACAACTGGAGGTTAATAACAATAACCTGTTCATCTGAAATGCCCAT contains:
- the LOC135773988 gene encoding extracellular calcium-sensing receptor-like, whose protein sequence is MSLFLCILVFFPHLNANAENTFCRMMGDTKYPLLSKDGDINIGAIFAVHSKETLPSFEFTQKPQLLSCSSVTLSDFRLAQIMIFAIEEINRNESLLPNVSIGYKIYDTCGSRLSSMSATMALLNGQEFAAGGKCYGQSPIHAIIGETESSATVILSRTTGPFKIPVISHTASCECLSNREDYPSFFRTIASDYHQGRALAFLVKHLDWTWVGAVNSDNDYGNYGMAIFLNSAKKDGICVEYSVKFYRTEPEKLQKVVNTINQGTAKVIVAFVSFIEMELLIEQLSIKNITGLQIIGVEGWMASKYVNLNSLYVMRGSLGFALRKIYIEGFSDYVIKSFWDTAFPCSELNVNSSQVELNCSRYQDLHVLRNYNEDVPEHRYSSHVYKAVYAVAYALHSIIKCKGQKVCEKTLTIQPKQVVEALKKVNFTVKFGDRVWFDSTGAAVAQYEVVNWQQDSNGSFQYKSVGYYDASLPPDQRFVLNTENIIWAGGQLEKPKSVCSESCPPGTRKAAQKGRPVCCYDCITCADGEISNETDSNNCQQCPGEYWSNTENTECVLKAVEFLSFTEVMGIVLVFFSLFGVGITLLMAILLYSKKDTPIVKANNSELSFLLLFSLTLCFLCSLTFIGLPTEWSCMLRHTAFGITFVLCISCVLGKTIVVLMAFRATLPGSNVMKWFGPAQQRLSVFAFTLIQVLICVLWLTISPPFPYKNMKYFKEKIILECSLGSTVGFWAVLGYIGLLAVLCFILAFLARTLPDNFNEAKFITFSMLIFCAVWITFIPAYVSSPGKFTVAVEIFAILASSFGLLFCIFAPKCYIILFKPEQNTKQHLMGKTQTKSW